In one window of Sinorhizobium chiapasense DNA:
- a CDS encoding ABC transporter ATP-binding protein, whose product MATSVVLQKVEKRYGALDVIHGIDLTIDPGEFAVFVGPSGCGKSTLLRMIAGLEEISGGTLMLDNDRMNEVAPAKRGIAMVFQSYALYPHMSVYKNLAFGLETAGYRKADIEPKVRRAAEILQIEKLLDRKPKALSGGQRQRVAIGRAIVREPRIFLFDEPLSNLDAELRVQMRVEISRLHRDLGNTMIYVTHDQVEAMTMADKIVVLNSGRIEQVGAPLDLYNHPVNRFVAGFIGSPKMNFLKARIAAIGEAETAIQVCGGTIRLPRALSGAAPGQDVTFGIRPEHLSAHNDGITLAPINVELVENLGGETMLYGITPDHQHITVALEGQQKVERGTNLAVYFDPSRCHVFGADGKAM is encoded by the coding sequence ATGGCAACCAGCGTCGTTCTTCAGAAGGTCGAGAAGCGCTATGGCGCGCTCGACGTGATCCACGGCATCGACCTCACCATCGATCCCGGCGAATTCGCCGTCTTCGTCGGTCCGTCCGGTTGCGGGAAGTCGACGCTGCTGCGCATGATCGCCGGCCTGGAGGAGATTTCCGGTGGCACGCTCATGCTCGACAACGACCGGATGAACGAGGTGGCGCCGGCCAAGCGCGGCATCGCCATGGTGTTCCAGTCCTATGCGCTCTACCCGCACATGTCGGTCTATAAGAATCTCGCCTTCGGCCTCGAGACGGCCGGCTATAGAAAGGCGGATATCGAGCCCAAGGTGCGTCGCGCCGCCGAGATCCTGCAGATCGAGAAGCTGCTCGACCGCAAGCCGAAGGCACTTTCCGGAGGTCAGCGCCAGCGCGTGGCGATCGGCCGGGCGATCGTGCGCGAGCCGCGCATCTTCCTCTTCGACGAGCCGCTTTCCAACCTCGATGCCGAACTCCGCGTACAGATGCGCGTCGAAATCTCGCGGCTTCACCGCGATCTCGGCAACACGATGATCTATGTCACCCACGACCAGGTGGAGGCCATGACCATGGCCGACAAGATCGTCGTCCTGAACTCGGGGCGGATCGAGCAGGTGGGCGCGCCGCTCGATCTCTACAACCATCCCGTCAACCGGTTCGTCGCCGGGTTCATCGGCAGCCCGAAAATGAACTTCCTCAAGGCGCGCATCGCGGCCATCGGGGAAGCGGAGACCGCGATCCAGGTTTGCGGCGGCACCATCCGCCTGCCGCGCGCATTGAGCGGCGCAGCGCCGGGGCAGGACGTGACTTTCGGCATCCGGCCGGAACATCTTTCCGCACACAACGATGGCATCACGCTCGCCCCGATCAATGTCGAGCTCGTTGAAAACCTCGGCGGTGAAACCATGCTCTACGGCATCACCCCTGATCATCAGCACATCACCGTCGCGCTCGAGGGACAGCAGAAAGTCGAGCGCGGCACCAACCTCGCCGTCTATTTCGATCCCTCGCGCTGCCATGTCTTCGGCGCCGACGGCAAGGCGATGTAA
- a CDS encoding SMP-30/gluconolactonase/LRE family protein, giving the protein MSFDLTFECVLDLRCAVAESPVYDDRRNCLFFVDIGKRALHRADLTGSGHIAWTFVHGACSIGLAQSGRLVLAQRDRVVLFDPDSGTIAKEIASIEAETRDTRLNDGKVGPDGAFWVGTMHEAADRRPVASLYRVPADGTVERKVGGIICSNGLAWSADDSVLFHSDSRGPWIDRWQFDRETGAISERRRLAVLDEACGRPDGAATDVEGSYWSAGVSAGVLNCLSAEGELVRTHRFPVPTPTMPCFAGPDRKTLFVTSLRPAGVGEDSRAGGIFAARSPIAGVAVQRFDDRRL; this is encoded by the coding sequence ATGTCTTTCGACTTGACATTTGAGTGCGTGCTGGATTTGCGCTGCGCAGTGGCTGAAAGCCCGGTATACGACGACCGCCGAAACTGCCTGTTTTTCGTCGATATCGGCAAGCGCGCCCTCCATCGTGCCGATCTTACCGGGTCGGGCCATATCGCGTGGACCTTCGTGCACGGTGCCTGCAGCATCGGACTTGCACAGTCTGGACGCCTCGTGCTCGCGCAACGGGACCGCGTCGTGCTGTTCGATCCGGATAGCGGCACGATCGCGAAGGAGATCGCCTCCATCGAGGCCGAAACACGAGACACGCGTCTGAACGACGGTAAGGTCGGGCCGGACGGTGCGTTCTGGGTGGGGACGATGCATGAAGCGGCCGACCGGCGGCCGGTCGCTTCGCTTTACCGCGTTCCGGCGGACGGCACGGTGGAGCGCAAGGTCGGCGGCATCATCTGTTCCAATGGTCTCGCCTGGAGCGCGGACGATTCCGTTCTCTTTCATTCGGATTCGCGCGGACCCTGGATCGACCGCTGGCAATTCGACCGCGAGACCGGGGCGATCTCCGAACGCAGACGGCTCGCCGTTCTCGACGAGGCATGCGGCCGTCCCGACGGAGCGGCGACCGATGTAGAGGGAAGTTACTGGAGCGCCGGGGTTTCGGCCGGCGTCCTTAACTGCCTCTCCGCCGAAGGCGAATTGGTCAGGACGCATCGCTTCCCGGTGCCGACGCCCACCATGCCCTGCTTCGCCGGACCGGATCGGAAGACGCTCTTCGTCACGTCGTTGCGTCCGGCGGGCGTCGGCGAGGACAGTCGGGCCGGCGGCATTTTCGCTGCCCGCAGCCCGATAGCAGGAGTCGCTGTGCAGCGCTTCGATGATCGCAGGCTTTGA
- a CDS encoding carboxymuconolactone decarboxylase family protein, with amino-acid sequence MTAKLDLFAAAPSLMKNWMSTSVAVESSLEPSLIELVKIRASQINGCANCINMHTVEAREKGETEQRIYLLPAWREAPCYSDRERAALGWTEALTRLSEGHAHERAFEALRAHFSEEEQVKLTLMINVINGWNRLAVGFGLWVDPAAARAAAQAAA; translated from the coding sequence ATGACTGCCAAACTTGATCTTTTCGCCGCTGCCCCGTCGCTGATGAAGAACTGGATGAGCACGTCGGTCGCCGTCGAGTCCAGCCTCGAGCCAAGTCTCATCGAATTGGTGAAGATCCGTGCCTCCCAGATCAACGGCTGCGCCAACTGCATCAACATGCATACGGTGGAAGCTCGGGAAAAAGGCGAGACGGAGCAACGCATCTACCTGCTGCCGGCGTGGCGTGAAGCGCCCTGCTATTCCGATCGCGAGCGCGCAGCGCTAGGCTGGACCGAGGCTCTCACGCGGCTGTCGGAGGGCCATGCACACGAACGCGCCTTTGAGGCCCTGAGAGCTCATTTCAGCGAGGAGGAGCAGGTGAAGCTCACGCTCATGATCAATGTCATCAATGGGTGGAACCGCCTTGCGGTTGGCTTCGGCTTGTGGGTCGATCCGGCCGCGGCAAGGGCCGCTGCCCAGGCAGCCGCCTGA
- a CDS encoding sigma-70 family RNA polymerase sigma factor — MTNTNHEDAAAGFDPLRPKLMRVAYRMLGSVADAEDMVQEAFIRWMGADRSAVREPEAFLRRTVARLCLDQLKSARRQRETYVGPWLPDPIVEEEQEEDVTLPLMLALERLSPLERAAFLLHDVFGLGFEEVATTIQRDPAACRQLASRARTHVREARPRFQIEKQKSLEIAEAFFTASRSGDMTTLGAMLAADVSIHADGGGKRPAAMKPIIGFDAVMTVHEQLAVLFQKNGSKLVRAGFVNGLPGFVTLEADGELQTTALEIEDGKVAAIYVMRNPDKLRHLH; from the coding sequence ATGACGAACACCAATCACGAGGACGCAGCGGCGGGATTCGATCCGCTGCGTCCAAAGCTCATGCGGGTCGCCTATCGCATGCTCGGCTCCGTCGCCGACGCGGAAGATATGGTGCAGGAGGCCTTCATCCGCTGGATGGGGGCCGACCGCTCCGCGGTGCGTGAGCCCGAGGCGTTCCTGCGCCGTACGGTCGCTCGGCTCTGCCTGGATCAGCTCAAATCAGCACGACGTCAGCGCGAGACGTATGTCGGCCCCTGGCTTCCCGACCCGATCGTGGAAGAGGAGCAGGAGGAAGACGTCACACTGCCCTTGATGCTTGCCCTGGAACGCCTTTCTCCACTTGAGCGCGCAGCCTTCCTGCTCCACGACGTTTTTGGGCTGGGATTTGAAGAAGTCGCCACGACCATCCAGCGCGACCCCGCTGCCTGCCGCCAGCTCGCCAGCCGCGCGCGCACCCATGTCCGCGAGGCGAGACCTCGCTTCCAGATCGAGAAACAGAAAAGCCTCGAGATCGCTGAAGCTTTCTTCACCGCCTCGCGCAGCGGCGACATGACGACGCTCGGCGCGATGTTGGCAGCCGACGTCAGCATCCATGCCGACGGCGGCGGCAAGCGTCCCGCGGCAATGAAGCCGATCATCGGATTTGATGCCGTGATGACGGTCCACGAACAACTGGCGGTTCTGTTCCAAAAGAACGGCTCGAAACTTGTTCGAGCCGGTTTCGTCAACGGACTGCCCGGATTCGTCACGCTCGAGGCAGACGGCGAACTCCAGACAACCGCGCTCGAAATCGAGGACGGCAAGGTCGCTGCAATTTATGTGATGCGGAACCCCGACAAGCTGAGACACCTGCATTAG
- a CDS encoding carbohydrate ABC transporter permease encodes MTDATMNLVTAPPSAPLGRRGPLGSVLVHAGLIAASIAMLYPLLWMISASVRPEDEIFASTSLWPSSIDFASYLRGWFGLDVSFGRFFWNSLVVAVLTVIGNVVACSLAAYAFARLRFAGRNFWFATMLGTLMIPYHVTLIPQYVLFLNLGWVNTFLPLVVPKFLASDAFFIFLMVQFFRGIPRELDEAAMMDGCGAWRIYWKIMLPLSLPVLATAAIFSFIWTWDDFFGPLIYLNDMNTYTIQLGLRTFVDSSSTSDWGGLFAMSTLSLVPVFFFFLFFQRLLIEGIATTGMKR; translated from the coding sequence ATGACTGACGCGACCATGAACCTGGTAACCGCCCCGCCATCGGCACCGCTCGGCCGCCGCGGCCCCTTGGGGTCGGTCCTCGTCCACGCCGGCCTGATCGCCGCGTCGATCGCGATGCTCTATCCACTGCTGTGGATGATTTCCGCGTCGGTGCGCCCGGAGGATGAGATCTTCGCCTCGACGTCGCTCTGGCCGTCGTCGATCGATTTCGCTTCCTATTTGCGCGGCTGGTTCGGCCTCGACGTCAGCTTCGGCCGCTTCTTCTGGAATTCACTCGTCGTCGCCGTGCTGACCGTGATCGGCAACGTCGTCGCCTGTTCGCTCGCCGCTTACGCCTTCGCGCGTCTTCGCTTCGCCGGGCGCAATTTCTGGTTCGCGACCATGCTGGGGACGCTGATGATCCCCTATCACGTGACGCTCATCCCCCAATATGTGCTGTTCCTCAATCTCGGCTGGGTGAACACCTTCCTGCCGCTTGTGGTGCCTAAATTCCTGGCGAGCGACGCCTTCTTCATCTTCCTGATGGTCCAGTTCTTCCGCGGCATCCCGCGCGAACTCGACGAGGCGGCGATGATGGACGGCTGCGGTGCCTGGCGCATCTACTGGAAGATCATGCTGCCGCTCTCCCTGCCGGTGCTCGCAACGGCCGCGATCTTCTCCTTCATCTGGACCTGGGACGATTTCTTCGGACCGCTGATCTACCTGAACGACATGAACACCTACACGATCCAGCTGGGCCTCCGGACCTTCGTTGACTCGAGCAGCACCTCCGACTGGGGCGGTCTCTTCGCCATGTCGACGCTGTCGCTCGTGCCCGTGTTCTTCTTCTTCCTGTTCTTCCAGCGCCTTCTGATCGAAGGCATCGCCACCACCGGCATGAAGCGCTGA
- a CDS encoding redoxin family protein → MSAPHADHPLQPGDRAPNIVLDAISREGTIALDDFRGRSPLLIGLFRGLLCPFCRRHVAAMAQLNTALREKGVNSLAVVNTPVERARLYFRYHPIPGLLAASDPERASHRAFGLSLLEITENETDWPHKVGMDVVTTMRVDRPGELPEPMNPDAAGDLLNTKDGYEITEADQQVRVPGYMQLVGHFLLDREGVVRWSFTEVEDEGRNVCRALNPEDLMSAASEVAS, encoded by the coding sequence ATGTCTGCGCCCCATGCCGACCATCCGTTACAACCGGGCGACCGGGCACCTAACATTGTGCTGGATGCCATCTCGCGCGAGGGAACGATCGCACTTGATGATTTTCGCGGTCGCAGCCCGTTGTTGATCGGTTTGTTTCGAGGCCTGCTGTGTCCGTTCTGCCGGCGCCATGTCGCGGCGATGGCACAGCTCAACACGGCACTGCGTGAGAAAGGCGTGAACTCTCTTGCGGTGGTAAATACCCCAGTCGAACGCGCGCGACTCTACTTCCGTTATCATCCGATACCGGGCCTTCTTGCTGCATCCGATCCGGAGCGAGCCTCACACCGCGCCTTCGGCTTATCTCTCCTTGAGATCACGGAGAATGAGACCGACTGGCCACACAAAGTTGGAATGGATGTGGTCACGACAATGCGGGTCGATCGGCCCGGGGAATTGCCTGAACCGATGAATCCGGACGCAGCAGGCGACCTTCTCAACACGAAGGACGGGTACGAGATCACAGAAGCCGATCAGCAGGTGAGGGTCCCCGGTTATATGCAGCTCGTCGGTCATTTCCTGCTCGATCGAGAAGGTGTCGTGCGCTGGAGCTTTACAGAAGTTGAAGACGAAGGCCGAAATGTGTGCCGGGCACTCAATCCCGAAGACTTGATGTCGGCAGCTTCCGAAGTCGCCTCTTAA
- a CDS encoding Gfo/Idh/MocA family protein, translated as MSVKTVAIIGCGIGRSHIVEGYLPHPDKFRVTALCDLNEERLNEVGNEFGIEKRTTSFKELLADDSIDIIDICTPPGIHLEQVLDALASGKHVICEKPLTGSLKGVDRIMEAEKQARGVLMPIFQYRYGDGIEKAKRIIDAGIAGKPYVGSVETFWSRTPEYYSVPWRGKWETELGGVLVTHALHLHDMMLHLLGPVARVFGRVATRVNDIEVEDCASASLLMQNGAFVSLSCTLGSQEQISRLRLHFENVTFESSHEPYAPGKDPWKIIAANETVQAEIDDVIGDWRPVSPRFTTQMEHFHAFLSCKGPLPVTTKDARQALELVTAIYQSADTGREITLPIGPESPKYANWRANTR; from the coding sequence ATGAGCGTAAAGACAGTTGCCATCATCGGCTGCGGGATCGGTCGGTCGCACATCGTCGAGGGTTATCTGCCGCATCCGGACAAGTTCCGGGTGACCGCGCTCTGCGACCTCAACGAGGAACGGCTGAACGAAGTCGGCAACGAGTTCGGCATCGAAAAGCGAACGACTTCGTTCAAGGAATTGCTCGCCGACGACAGCATCGACATCATCGATATCTGCACGCCACCCGGCATTCACCTCGAACAGGTGCTCGATGCGCTGGCCTCGGGCAAGCACGTGATCTGCGAGAAGCCGCTCACCGGTTCGCTCAAGGGCGTCGACCGGATCATGGAGGCGGAAAAGCAGGCCCGGGGCGTGCTGATGCCGATCTTCCAGTATCGCTATGGCGACGGTATCGAGAAGGCGAAGCGCATAATCGACGCCGGTATCGCCGGCAAACCCTATGTGGGCTCCGTCGAAACCTTCTGGTCGCGCACGCCAGAGTATTACTCCGTTCCGTGGCGCGGCAAATGGGAAACGGAACTTGGCGGCGTGCTGGTGACCCATGCCCTTCACCTGCACGACATGATGCTTCATCTCCTCGGTCCGGTCGCAAGGGTGTTCGGGCGCGTCGCGACACGCGTCAACGATATCGAGGTCGAGGACTGCGCCTCGGCGAGCCTGCTCATGCAGAACGGCGCCTTCGTGTCGCTCTCCTGCACGCTCGGTTCGCAAGAGCAGATCAGCCGCCTTCGCCTGCACTTCGAGAACGTTACTTTCGAAAGCAGCCATGAACCCTACGCGCCGGGCAAGGATCCCTGGAAGATCATTGCCGCGAACGAGACGGTTCAGGCTGAGATCGACGACGTGATCGGCGACTGGCGTCCGGTCTCCCCGCGCTTCACCACGCAGATGGAGCATTTCCACGCCTTTCTCAGCTGCAAGGGGCCGCTTCCTGTCACCACCAAGGATGCGCGGCAGGCGCTGGAACTGGTGACGGCGATCTATCAGTCCGCCGACACAGGTCGCGAGATAACGCTTCCGATCGGACCGGAAAGCCCGAAATATGCCAACTGGCGTGCGAACACGCGGTAA
- a CDS encoding Gfo/Idh/MocA family protein produces MDELRFAAVGLNHNHIYGQVNCLLRAGARLVGFHEKGDALAAEFSAIYKDVPRVATLEQILEDEAIGLITSAAISAERAELAIRAMRHGKDVLVDKPGMTSLDQLAKVRRVQAETGRIFSILYSEHFESPATVKAGELTAAGAIGEVVHMVGLGPHRLRRESRPDWFFRRSDYGGILTDIASHQCEQFLFFAGASDATILSASVDNRSVPDSPELQDTGNIHLSTGKATGMIHVNWLTPDGMPTWGDGRLFIVGTTGTIEVRKTVDLAGRAGGNHLFLAGRSGVEHIDCSGVDLPFGRQFLADIRDRTETAMPQERCFKAMELALSAQAIAERNQEKN; encoded by the coding sequence ATGGACGAATTGCGTTTTGCCGCCGTCGGGCTCAACCACAACCATATCTACGGCCAGGTCAATTGTCTTCTCAGGGCCGGCGCCCGCCTCGTCGGCTTCCATGAGAAGGGCGATGCGTTGGCCGCGGAATTCTCGGCCATCTACAAGGATGTACCGCGTGTCGCGACACTCGAGCAGATTCTTGAGGACGAGGCCATCGGGCTCATCACCTCCGCTGCCATCTCGGCAGAGCGGGCAGAACTCGCGATCCGCGCCATGCGCCACGGCAAGGACGTGCTCGTCGACAAACCCGGAATGACGAGCCTCGACCAGCTCGCCAAGGTGCGCCGGGTTCAGGCCGAAACGGGGCGTATCTTCTCGATCCTATATTCCGAGCATTTCGAAAGCCCAGCGACAGTGAAAGCCGGAGAACTGACCGCCGCCGGCGCCATCGGCGAGGTCGTCCACATGGTGGGCCTCGGACCGCACCGGCTGCGTAGGGAAAGCCGCCCCGACTGGTTCTTCCGCCGTTCGGACTACGGCGGCATCCTCACCGACATTGCCTCGCACCAATGCGAGCAGTTCCTCTTCTTCGCCGGCGCCAGCGACGCCACCATTCTCTCGGCAAGCGTCGACAACCGGAGCGTTCCCGACAGCCCGGAACTGCAGGATACGGGCAACATCCATCTCTCGACCGGCAAGGCGACCGGGATGATCCACGTCAACTGGCTCACCCCGGACGGCATGCCGACCTGGGGCGACGGCCGGCTCTTCATCGTCGGTACGACCGGCACGATCGAGGTGCGCAAGACGGTCGATCTCGCCGGGCGCGCAGGAGGCAACCACCTGTTTCTTGCCGGTCGCAGCGGCGTCGAACACATCGATTGCTCGGGCGTCGACCTGCCCTTCGGCCGCCAGTTCCTCGCCGACATCCGCGACAGAACCGAAACCGCCATGCCGCAGGAACGCTGCTTCAAGGCCATGGAGCTTGCCCTTTCAGCGCAAGCGATCGCCGAGCGTAACCAGGAAAAGAACTGA
- a CDS encoding class I SAM-dependent methyltransferase: MTSNFTVHDAAGYEQLMGRWSQRLAPLFIEFSGLADGEKVLDVGCGTGSLTFALARTAGPAEITAIDYSPVFVQEASRRNTDPRVKIRQADACALPFEDGTFDRALALLVLHFVPEADKAVAEMRRVVRPGGVVAAAVWDHLGGMPGMRMMVDTVAALGEGGRQLRERYCFQPMMQPGEMKRTFVEQGLVDVSETQLMIRMDYQNFDDYWAPIAAGEGPLGKYVMALGATERARTDAAVRDAYEAGRPDGPRSFANIAWACRGIVP; this comes from the coding sequence ATGACTTCCAACTTCACTGTCCATGATGCGGCCGGCTATGAACAGCTCATGGGGCGCTGGAGCCAGAGATTGGCGCCGCTATTCATCGAGTTCTCTGGGCTCGCCGACGGCGAAAAGGTTCTCGACGTCGGCTGCGGCACCGGCAGCCTCACTTTTGCGCTCGCGAGAACCGCCGGTCCCGCCGAGATCACAGCCATCGACTATTCGCCCGTCTTCGTCCAGGAGGCGAGCCGGCGCAATACCGACCCGCGCGTAAAGATCCGGCAGGCGGATGCCTGCGCCCTGCCCTTCGAGGACGGGACTTTCGACCGTGCTTTGGCGCTGCTCGTGCTTCATTTCGTACCCGAGGCCGACAAGGCAGTCGCCGAGATGCGCCGGGTCGTGCGGCCGGGCGGCGTCGTCGCGGCAGCTGTGTGGGACCATCTCGGCGGCATGCCCGGCATGCGGATGATGGTCGACACGGTGGCCGCACTCGGCGAAGGCGGACGCCAGCTCCGCGAGCGCTATTGCTTTCAGCCGATGATGCAGCCGGGTGAAATGAAAAGAACTTTTGTGGAGCAGGGCCTCGTCGACGTTTCGGAGACCCAGCTCATGATCCGTATGGACTACCAGAATTTCGACGACTACTGGGCGCCGATTGCCGCAGGCGAAGGGCCGCTCGGCAAGTATGTGATGGCGCTCGGGGCCACAGAACGGGCGCGCACCGATGCCGCCGTGCGCGACGCTTACGAGGCAGGTCGGCCGGATGGTCCGAGGTCGTTTGCGAACATTGCCTGGGCCTGCCGGGGTATCGTTCCCTGA
- a CDS encoding carbohydrate ABC transporter permease: protein MAAVQDTAVVVGAGAKARPAAQGRWASIWAKHGAGYMFLLPWLIGFFGLTLGPAIASLYLSFTSFDLIRAPEWVGAANYVRIATADPKFAAAMRVTFLYVVLSVPFKLAFALLVAILLDRGVRGLTVYRAIFYLPSLLGGSVAIAVLWRQLFAGDGLINSLLAQFGIEGPSWISHPNYSIWTLVVLSVWQFGSPMIIFLAGLRQIPTDMYEAASLDGALKFRQFYKITLPLLTPVIFFNAVVQTIDAFKAFTPAFIISGGTGGPINSTLFYTLYLYQEAFGNFRMGYASALAWILVLIIALFTAFSFLTSRYWVHYDD from the coding sequence ATGGCGGCCGTGCAGGATACCGCTGTCGTCGTCGGTGCGGGCGCCAAGGCGCGCCCCGCCGCACAGGGCCGATGGGCCTCCATCTGGGCGAAGCACGGAGCCGGCTACATGTTTCTGTTGCCGTGGCTCATCGGCTTCTTCGGCCTGACGCTCGGGCCTGCGATTGCCTCGCTCTATCTCTCCTTTACGAGCTTCGACCTGATCCGCGCGCCGGAATGGGTCGGGGCCGCCAACTATGTGCGCATCGCGACCGCCGACCCGAAATTCGCCGCCGCGATGCGCGTGACGTTCCTCTATGTCGTGCTTTCGGTGCCCTTCAAGCTCGCCTTCGCGCTGCTGGTCGCCATCCTTCTCGATCGCGGCGTCAGGGGCCTCACCGTCTATCGTGCGATTTTCTACCTGCCCTCGCTGCTCGGCGGCAGCGTTGCGATCGCCGTGCTCTGGCGGCAGCTCTTTGCCGGCGACGGTCTCATCAACAGCCTGCTTGCCCAGTTCGGCATCGAGGGTCCGAGCTGGATCTCGCATCCGAACTATTCGATCTGGACGCTGGTCGTCTTGAGCGTCTGGCAGTTCGGCTCGCCGATGATCATCTTCCTCGCGGGTCTCCGCCAGATCCCGACCGACATGTATGAGGCCGCAAGCCTCGACGGCGCGTTGAAGTTCCGGCAGTTCTACAAGATCACCCTGCCGCTGCTGACGCCCGTCATCTTCTTCAATGCGGTGGTGCAGACGATCGACGCCTTCAAGGCCTTCACCCCCGCCTTCATCATTTCCGGCGGCACCGGCGGCCCGATCAACTCAACGCTGTTTTATACGCTCTACCTCTATCAGGAAGCCTTCGGCAATTTCCGCATGGGCTATGCCTCGGCCTTGGCCTGGATCCTGGTGCTGATCATCGCGCTCTTCACCGCCTTCTCCTTCCTGACCTCTCGCTACTGGGTGCACTACGATGACTGA